Proteins encoded together in one Benincasa hispida cultivar B227 chromosome 1, ASM972705v1, whole genome shotgun sequence window:
- the LOC120084883 gene encoding protein SGT1 homolog — protein sequence MASDLEAKAKEAFIDDHFELSVDLYTQAIALSPKKSELYVDRAQANIKLGHYTEAVADANKAIELDPSNSKAYLRKGTACLKLEEYQTAKVALETGSALASGDSRFTNLIKECEKLIAEEMGDLPQESVESTVQETVLPSNDVVPVSNQLHQATIEVKPKFRHEFYQKPEEVVVSIFAKGIPAENVAVEFGEQILSVTIDLPGEDAYCFQPRLFGKIIREKCKFFVLSTKIEIRLAKAEQIHWTSLEFCKENRIIQSINVPSSGSQALAYPSSKPRRDWDKLEAQVKKEEKDEKLDGDAALNKFFRDIYKDADEDTRRAMQKSFVESNGTVLSTNWKEVGSKKVEGSPPDGMELKKWEI from the exons ATGGCGTCCGATCTCGAAGCCAAGGCTAAGGAAGCCTTTATCGACGACCACTTCGAACTTTCCGTCGACCTTTACACTCAAGCCATCGCTCTTAGTCCGAAGAAATCCGAGCTTTATGTTGACCGTGCTCAGGCCAACATCAAACTCGGCCATTACACTG AAGCTGTTGCTGATGCTAACAAAGCAATTGAACTTGACCCTTCAAATTCAAAAGCATACTTGCGCAAAGG CACTGCATGTCTGAAACTTGAGGAGTATCAAACAGCAAAGGTTGCTTTGGAGACAGGCTCTGCTTTGGCCTCAGGAGATTCAAGATTCACGAATTTAATAAAAGAATGTGAAAAACTCATTGCTG AGGAAATGGGCGACCTTCCACAGGAATCTGTGGAAAGTACTGTTCAGGAAACTGTTTTACCAAGTAATGACGTTGTACCTGTGAGTAATCAACTGCATCAGGCGACAATAGAAGTCAAACCGAAATTCAG GCATGAATTTTATCAGAAACCGGAAGAAGTAGTTGTGTCCATATTTGCTAAGGGAATACCAGCTGAAAATGTCGCTGTTGAATTTGGTGAACAAATT CTAAGTGTGACTATTGATCTTCCTGGCGAAGATGCATATTGTTTCCAGCCTCGTTTATTTGGGAAG ATAATACGTGAGAAGtgcaaattttttgttttatcaacaaaaattgaaattcgTCTTGCAAAGGCTGAGCAAATACACTGGACGTCTCTTGAATTCTGCAAGGAGAATAGAATTATCCAGAGCATTAATGTCCCCT CTAGTGGATCTCAAGCTCTCGCTTACCCCTCCTCTAAGCCAAGAAGAGATTGGGATAAGCTTGAAGCTCAAGTGAAAAAGGAG gAGAAAGACGAGAAACTAGATGGGGATGCAGCGTTGAACAAGTTTTTCCGAGACATATACAAGGATGCTGATGAGGATACAAGAAGAGCCATGCAAAAATCATTT GTGGAATCGAACGGCACAGTCCTGTCAACGAACTGGAAGGAGGTGGGATCAAAGAAGGTCGAAGGTAGCCCTCCCGATGGTATGGAGTTGAAGAAATGGGAGATCTGA